The genomic stretch CGAAAGCCTGATGGAGCGACGCCGCGTGAGGGATGAAGGTCTTCGGATCGTAAACCTCTGAATCAGGGACGAAAGACACTTCGGTGGGATGACGGTACCTGAGTAATAGCACCGGCTAACTCCGTGCCAGCAGCCGCGGTAATACGGAGGGTGCAAGCGTTACCCGGAATCACTGGGCGTAAAGGGCGTGTAGGCGGACACTTAAGTCTGGTTTTAAAGACTGCGGCTCAACCGCAGGGATGGACTGGATACTGGGTGTCTTGACCTCTGGAGAGAGAACTGGAATTCCTGGTGTAGCGGTGGAATGCGTAGATACCAGGAGGAACACCAATGGCGAAGGCAGGTTCTTGGACAGAAGGTGACGCTGAGGCGCGAAAGTGTGGGGAGCGAACCGGATTAGATACCCGGGTAGTCCACACCCTAAACGATGTACGTTGGCTAACCGCAGGATGCTGTGGTTGGCGAAGCTAACGCGATAAACGTACCGCCTGGGAAGTACGGCCGCAAGGTTGAAACTCAAAGGAATTGACGGGGGCCCGCACAAGCGGTGGAGCATGTGGTTTAATTCGAAGCAACGCGAAGAACCTTACCAGGTCTTGACATGCTAGGAACTCCTGAGAGATCAGGAGGTGCCCTTCGGGGAACCTAGACACAGGTGCTGCATGGCTGTCGTCAGCTCGTGTCGTGAGATGTTGGGTTAAGTCCCGCAACGAGCGCAACCCTTACCTTTAGTTGCCAGCATTGAGTTGGGCACTCTAGAGGGACTGCCTATGAAAGTAGGAGGAAGGCGGGGATGACGTCTAGTCAGCATGGTCCTTACGACCTGGGCTACACACGTGCTACAATGGATGGGACAACGCGCAGCCAACTTGCGAAAGTGAGCGAATCGCTGAAACCCATCCCCAGTTCAGATCGGAGTCTGCAACTCGACTCCGTGAAGTTGGAATCGCTAGTAATCGCAGGTCAGCATACTGCGGTGAATACGTTCCCGGGCCTTGTACACACCGCCCGTCACACCATGGGAGTAAATTGCAGCTGAAACCGCCGGGAGCCTCACGGCAGGCGTCTAGGCTGTGGTTCATGACTGGGGTGAAGTCGTAACAAGGTAACTGTACCGGAAGGTGCGGTTGGATCACCTCCTTTCTACAGGTTCCTCATCTCTTCCCACACCAGCCCCCACGGGCTGACTGCAACTCTGCTCTCCTCGTCCCCGACGCCTCCAGCGTCGGGGACGCGCTTTGTTGCGCCCCGGCCTCAGGTGCTTTCTGGACCGGGTACAATTCCTGGCATGACCACTCCCTTCGAGCAGGCCCAGCAGGACGTGCAGACCCTCAGCCGCAAACCCGGCAACGACACCCTCCTGAAGCTGTACGCGCTGTACAAGCAGGGCAGCGCCGGTGACGTCAGCGGCAAACGCCCCGGCGGCTTCGACTTCGTGGGCGGCGCCAAGTACGACGCCTGGGAGGCCCTGAAAGGCAGGACCCAGGACGAGGCGCAGGCGGAGTACGTCGCGCTGGTGCAGACGCTCAAGGCGCAGGACTGACCAGCTGAATGGGGGGTCGCGTGAACCGGCGGAGCAGCCGGACGCGCGGCCCCGCCCACGTTCACGGTAAGCTGCACTCCGTGAGCGACGCGCCCCCCACCCTGACGCCGGACACCCTGAGCGGCGCGAAGGCCCGCATGCGCGACCTGGCCGCCGGGTACGGCGCGGCGCTGCCCGGCCTGGACACGCACAGCCTCATGGCGGGTCTGGACGGCGTGCAGCTGACGTTCATGCCGATGGGCGACCGGGACGGCGCGTACGACCCGGAACATCAGGTCATCCTGATCAACAGCAAGGTCCGGCCCGAACGGCAGCGCTTCACGCTGGCGCACGAGATCAGCCACGCGCTGCTGCTGGGCGACGACGACCTCCTGAGTGACCTGCACGACGAATTCGAAGGCGACCGGCTGGAACAGGTCATCGAGACGCTGTGCAACGTCGGTGCGGCCGCGCTGCTGATGCCCCGGCCCCTGATCGAGGAGATGCTGTCGCGCTTCGGGCCGACCGGCCGGGCGCTGGGTGAACTGGCCCGCCGCGCGGACGTGAGTGCCAGCACCGCGCTGTACACCCTGGCCGAGCACACGACCGCACCCGTGCTGTACGCCGTGTGCGCCGTGACCCGCCAGGGCGACGACGACGAGGAGGGCGGCGGGAAGGCTTTGACGGTCCGCGTGAGCAGCGCCGCGCCCGGCGTGAAGTACAGCCTGCGCGTGGGCACGCCCATCCCCGACGACCACCCGGCGGCGGTGGCGCTGGATACCCGGCTGCCCATCGCTGCGGACAGCTTCATCCCGTTCCGTTCGGGCCGCAAGATGCCCGCCCACGTGGACGCCTTCCCGGACCGGCACCGCGTGATGGTCAGCTTCGGCCTGCGCGAGAAGGGCCGGGACGAGGCGTGAGGCACGCGCTGACCTTCCGCCGCCCGGTGCCCGGCGCGGTCCGCAGCGGTGACGACTGGACCCTGCGCTGGGAGGGCACGGCCGTGATGGGCATCCTGAACGTCACGCCGGACAGCTTCAGCGACGGTGGGCGGCACGCGGCCCTGGACGCCGCCGTGGCCTCGGCGCGCGCCATGCGGGATGCGGGCGTACTGTTCGTGGATATCGGCGGCGAGAGCACCCGCCCCGGCGCGGCCCCCGTGCCCGCCCACGAGGAACTCGACCGGGTGCGGCCCGTCATCCGAGCCCTGAGTGGTGAGGGGATCGTGCTCAGCGTGGACACCATGAAACCCGAGGTGGCCGCCGCCGCTCTGGCCGCCGGGGCGCACCTGATCAACGACGTGACCGGCCTGCGTGAGCCGCAGATGCGCGCCGCCTGCGCCGATGCCGGAGCGCCCGCCTGCGTGATGCACATGCAGGGCGAACCGCGCACCATGCAGCGCGATCCGCACTACGCCGACGTGGTGCGCGAGGTGCATGATTACCTGCACGCCCAGGCTCGCGAGGCCCTGGCCGCCGGGGTGCCGGACGTGATCCTCGACCCGGGCATCGGCTTCGGGAAGACCCTGGAACACAACCTCGCGCTGCTGCGGGCCCTGCCCGACCTGACGGGCGGGCCGCACTCCGTCCTGATCGGCGCGAGCCGTAAACGCCTGATCGACTTCATCGCGGACGTCCCGGGCACGGCCGACCGCGACCCGGGCACCCTGGCCCTGCACCTGAACGCAGCACGCGGCGGCGCGGCCATCGTGCGCGCTCACGCCGCCGCCGCGCACGTGCAGGCGCTGCGGGTGCAGACGGCACTGAACGCGGGCTGACCTGCACCCACTACACTCGGGGGATGACGACCCCCACCCCCCCGCACAGCCGCGTCGTGCTGCAGGGCCTGGAATTCCACGCCCGGCACGGCGTGTTCGATACCGAGGCCGTTCTGGGCGCGCGCTTCGTGGTGGACGCCGAACTGCACTACCCCTTCGCGGGCCTGAACGATGACCTGGACGAGGCCGTGAACTACGCGGCCGTGTACGCCGCCATTCAGGAGGAGGTCACGGTACCCCGCCACCAGCTGATCGAGGTGCTGGCAGGGCACGTGGCACGGCGCATCCTGCGCGAGCAGCCGCGTCTAACGCACGTCACCGTGCGCGTGCACAAACCCTTCGCGCCGCTGCCCGGCGTGTTCCGCGACGTGTACGCCGAACTGACCCTGCGCCGCGAGGACCTGTGAGCGCCCCGCAGACCGCCGCGTTCATCGCGCTGGGCGCCAACCTGGGCGACCCCCTGACCACCCTGCGCTGGGCCGTGACCGAACTGCGGACCCTGGGGACGGTGAAGGCCCTGTCGCGGCTGTACCGCACCGCGCCCGTCGGCGGACCCGCCGGGCAGCCCGAGTACCTGAACGCCGCGACCTGCCTGCACACCCCCCTGAGCGCCCCGGACCTCCTGGCGGGCCTGCACGACATCGAGGCCCGCGCCGGACGCACCCGCGCCGAACGCTGGGAAGCCCGCACCCTCGACCTCGACCTGATCCTGTACGGCCAGCTGACCAGCGACGCGCCGGACCTGCTGCTGCCCCACCCGCGCGCGTGGGACCGCGCGTTCGTCCTGGCGCCCCTGAGCGACCTGCACCCGCACCTGACGCACCCCGCGACCGGCGAGACCGTCAGCGCCGCACTGGCCCGCACCGACCGCCGGGGCGTGGAAGCCCACATCGACGACTGGTACAACGACTGGCACTGACCCGCGCCCGACCGGGTTCCCCACCCGGTGACCACACTGCGGCGCCGCCCGCCATTCCCAGGCGGCGCGGGACGCTATGCTGGGCAGTGACATGAGCAAGCACACCACATCCACCAGCCACGGAGGCGCTGGCCGCGCGCTGCTGTGGGTTGCCATCCTGCTGACCGTGGCCCTCCTGGGCTTCGTGACCGCCACCGCCGTCCGCGCCAACCCCATCTACAGCGACCGGGACGCCAACGGCATCAGCAAGTACAAGTTCATCGAGGCCTGCAAGGAAATCGCACACGACACCGAGGAACTCACCGTCGGCGCGATGGGCCAGGCCATTCCCCTCAAGACGCTGGTCGAGCAGAGCAGCCCCCTGAAGGCCGGGGATGAACTGCATGCCGGGATCGAGGCGGAACCCGCCGAGATCATCAAGGCCACCCAGACCGTCGAGGGCGGCGGCTGGACACTCACCGCACCCGTCACCATCGCCGTGCACAGCGGCGAGCGCGTGAACACCCTGGGTCAGCTGCCCATGGCCTGCACGCACGACAAGAAGACCGGCAAGACCACCGCGACCCTGAACCTTCCCGGTCAATAAGCGCAGAACACAGAAAGGCCCCGGCGGACGCATCTGCCGGGGCCTTCCCCTGTCTCTGGAAGATCCCGGAGCCGCTACAGCACGACGTCCAGGCCGCTCAGGCACTCCTCGGCAATCGCGCGGGCCAGCGGATCCCGGGTGCTGCGCGCGTAACTGACGCCCAGTTGCAGGTGCCGTTGCCCGTCCGGGCCGCCCAGCAGCTCCAGCGTCTGGAAGAACGCCAGGTGCGTGTGCGCCAGCAGCACGTCCCGCGTCCGCTCGGGCGGCAGGACGCTCAGGAGGTCCAGCGCCTCGCGGTACAGGCGCAGCGCCCGCGCCTGATCGCCCTCCACGGCACTCTCCCGCCCCAGTTGCAGGGCGCGGGCGGCCGACAGGTAATCACTGCGCATGCCGGGGATTCTAGCGCGGGCCGGTCACTCGACCGCGTGCAGGCTCAGCGTGCCTTCCCCGGCGCTGCCGTCGATGGTCAGCACCTCCAGGCGGCACGGCAGGTCGTCGCGGCCCAGTTCGCGCGTCAGGTAGGTCAGCGCGGCCCGGTGCATCAGCGCCAGCTTGCGCGGCGTGACGGACTCCGCCGCGCTGCCGAAGCGCGCCGAGCGCCGCTGGCGGACCTCGGTGAACACCAGCGTCCCGCCCGGCTCGCGCGAGATCACGTCGATCTCCCCGCCGGGAATGCGGTAGTTGCGGGCCAGCACCTCGCGGCCCAGCCCGCTCAGGAACGCGGCGGCGCGGTCCTCGGCCTGCGCGCCCTTCACGCCGCGTACCCGCTCAGGCCAGCCACGCCGCCCAGCCCGTGAAGTCCGGCACGGCCAGCGCCGCCCCTGCCGCCAGCAGCGCCGAGTCCGGCGCGGTGGTCGTCAGGGCCACCACCCGGCAGCCCGCCCCGGCCGCGCTGCGCACACCGTTCACGGCGTCCTCGTGCGCGAGGCAGTCGGCGGCATTCAGGCCCAGCCGCTGCGCGCCCAGCAGGAACGGCTCCGGGTGAGGTTTGCCGCGCGTGACGTCCTCGCCCAGCACCCGCGTCACGAAGCGCGGCCCGAAGCCCAGCTGCTCCATGCCGAACGCCACGTTCACCGCGTCAGCACTCGTGACCAGCGAGAACGGAATCCCGCGCCCATCCAGGGCGTCCAGGTAGGCGCTCAGGCCCGCCACCTCGCGCAGCGCGCCCGCCGCCAGGGACCGGTAGCGGCCCTCCTTCGCGTCGTGAAAGCGGGCGGCCAGCGCCTCGTCCGGGTAGGTGCCGGTCAGGCGCTCGATGATCTCCGGATTGCGGCCCCCGTCCACCTTGTGGTCCAGGTCAGCTGGCGAGAGGTTCAGGCCCAGCACCTCCAGCGCCACCTCCTGCCACGCCTGCCGGTGAAAGG from Deinococcus soli (ex Cha et al. 2016) encodes the following:
- a CDS encoding HAD family hydrolase — its product is MDGVLTANNAFHRQAWQEVALEVLGLNLSPADLDHKVDGGRNPEIIERLTGTYPDEALAARFHDAKEGRYRSLAAGALREVAGLSAYLDALDGRGIPFSLVTSADAVNVAFGMEQLGFGPRFVTRVLGEDVTRGKPHPEPFLLGAQRLGLNAADCLAHEDAVNGVRSAAGAGCRVVALTTTAPDSALLAAGAALAVPDFTGWAAWLA
- a CDS encoding ImmA/IrrE family metallo-endopeptidase, yielding MRDLAAGYGAALPGLDTHSLMAGLDGVQLTFMPMGDRDGAYDPEHQVILINSKVRPERQRFTLAHEISHALLLGDDDLLSDLHDEFEGDRLEQVIETLCNVGAAALLMPRPLIEEMLSRFGPTGRALGELARRADVSASTALYTLAEHTTAPVLYAVCAVTRQGDDDEEGGGKALTVRVSSAAPGVKYSLRVGTPIPDDHPAAVALDTRLPIAADSFIPFRSGRKMPAHVDAFPDRHRVMVSFGLREKGRDEA
- the folB gene encoding dihydroneopterin aldolase, which produces MTTPTPPHSRVVLQGLEFHARHGVFDTEAVLGARFVVDAELHYPFAGLNDDLDEAVNYAAVYAAIQEEVTVPRHQLIEVLAGHVARRILREQPRLTHVTVRVHKPFAPLPGVFRDVYAELTLRREDL
- the folK gene encoding 2-amino-4-hydroxy-6-hydroxymethyldihydropteridine diphosphokinase — protein: MSAPQTAAFIALGANLGDPLTTLRWAVTELRTLGTVKALSRLYRTAPVGGPAGQPEYLNAATCLHTPLSAPDLLAGLHDIEARAGRTRAERWEARTLDLDLILYGQLTSDAPDLLLPHPRAWDRAFVLAPLSDLHPHLTHPATGETVSAALARTDRRGVEAHIDDWYNDWH
- a CDS encoding YraN family protein: MKGAQAEDRAAAFLSGLGREVLARNYRIPGGEIDVISREPGGTLVFTEVRQRRSARFGSAAESVTPRKLALMHRAALTYLTRELGRDDLPCRLEVLTIDGSAGEGTLSLHAVE
- the folP gene encoding dihydropteroate synthase, encoding MRHALTFRRPVPGAVRSGDDWTLRWEGTAVMGILNVTPDSFSDGGRHAALDAAVASARAMRDAGVLFVDIGGESTRPGAAPVPAHEELDRVRPVIRALSGEGIVLSVDTMKPEVAAAALAAGAHLINDVTGLREPQMRAACADAGAPACVMHMQGEPRTMQRDPHYADVVREVHDYLHAQAREALAAGVPDVILDPGIGFGKTLEHNLALLRALPDLTGGPHSVLIGASRKRLIDFIADVPGTADRDPGTLALHLNAARGGAAIVRAHAAAAHVQALRVQTALNAG
- a CDS encoding acyl-CoA-binding protein; amino-acid sequence: MTTPFEQAQQDVQTLSRKPGNDTLLKLYALYKQGSAGDVSGKRPGGFDFVGGAKYDAWEALKGRTQDEAQAEYVALVQTLKAQD